A single genomic interval of Camelina sativa cultivar DH55 chromosome 11, Cs, whole genome shotgun sequence harbors:
- the LOC104728072 gene encoding uncharacterized protein LOC104728072 has product MEDPLNHLDEFDRLCGLTKINGVSEDSFKLRLFPFSLGDKAHLWEKTLPTGAITTWDRCKKVFLAKFFSNARTASEYYDRTVRFVDSAQDEKYKKDLKIVNDKLDKILLSQQKNIHFLGDEDTTIQDGENEIAELCYVQNQGGFKPYNQFKPNNLSYRSTNVANPQD; this is encoded by the exons atggaggatcctttGAATCATCtagatgaatttgataggctttgtggcctcacaaagatcaatggtgtgAGTGAGGATAGCTTTAAGCTTAGGTTGTTTCCATTCTCTCTAGGAGACAAAGCTCACTTATGGGAGAAGACACTACCAACAGGAGCCATAACCACATGGGATAGGTGTAAGAAGGTCttcttagccaaattcttctccaatgccAGAACAGCAAG TGAGTACTATGATAGAACAGTAAGGTTTGTTGATTCTGCACAAGATGAGAAGTATAAAAAAGACTTGAAGATTGTTAATGATAAGTTAGACAAGATTCTGCTTAGTCAACAGAAGAACATTCACTTTCTTGGTGATGAGGATACAACaattcaagatggggagaatgagATAGCTGAGCTGTGTTATGTGCAGAACCAAGGTGGTTTCAAGCCTTACAACCAGTTCAAGCCCAACAATCTATCTTATAGGAGTACAAATGTGGCAAACCCACAAGACTAA